Genomic window (Syngnathus typhle isolate RoL2023-S1 ecotype Sweden linkage group LG19, RoL_Styp_1.0, whole genome shotgun sequence):
gcgcacacacacgcacacagacagcaAGCAGGGGGAGTAATGGAGCAGAAGCGAGGTTAGAGAGGTGCAAGCAAACTAAGAAACACAAATAGCATGCAGGGGACCAAGACGGGAGTGGGGCAATGGTCCTAACTGAGAGAATGAACATGTATGACTGTCAGCGTCACCAAAAGAAAGCGCGTACCTCCATTTTAGAGCTAGTGCGACTGTTTGGGTGATTCTTCTGTATTTGACCCAACGTCTTAACAGAGAATTTCGGTACAGAAAATTAGTGTTGAAGTTCTAAAATTCGTCATATGCAAGATACCGAGATAATAGGGACAGATATTAGTCCACTACATGGGTCaaagtggatggatgaatttctAGTAGACTCGTACAGGGTAGGAATGATAGCAAAAAATATAGACATGCCAGCAACtgtatccattttttttccagtgattTATTATAAATACTACCTTTGTCAAAATGCGGTCGAAAACGTTGAAATGAGAAGCAAAACTGACAGACCACTGTACCTTTTCCTTGTCGCTGGCCTCGCGTGCCACAGTGGAACCCTGCAAGCAAAGAAAAATAAGAATGGCATCggtgcagtgttttttttttctgtgttccCCTCGTACCTTCAGATCATATTTTTTGAAGACCGAAAGGCGGTGGGAGAAGACATTGCGTGTCACAATCATATAAGTTGCGTCCCCGTCCACGGTGAGCCGGTACATCCCCAAGAACTGAGGCAGCAGCGTGTTGCCGTGGCACTCCACGATAAACTGCAAAATGATCCGAAAAGTGTTGGAAAGCCTCAGTCAGAATGAAATCAAGGCAAATGATTCCTATAGGTCACCTGATGGTACTTCTTTAGAATGTTGTGCATTTCCGCCACATCTTCACTGCTGATGGTCTTGATGACATAGCGCTTGTCATATGAGGTATGGAAACGGGCACCGCTTCGTCCTTGGGCTTCACTGTTCAACGGAGCACTACGAGTCAGGGAGTTCTGCAAGGAAGGAAAAAGATCATTTATCAGATTTGCCCGGGGGTGAAGTGGAAGACAGCAATGCTGAGTCGCTACTCTGCATGATCTGGACTTCTTCTATCCAGCCCTCCCAAACTTATTTTTCGCTGCTTGTTCAACACGTCTGTATAACCATGTGGGGGTCTGACCCCACACGCTGTGCCTGACTAAAACTTTACACAGACACAAGCAGCTGCTGTCCAGATTTTGGAAAAGTCTCAAAGTAACATGATCCCATCATCCTGTGGCTATGGCTAATTCTTCAAGAATTCACGATGCCCTTGGTTATCGCTACCGCCTCAGCATCTTCTGCTGTGGAGGAATAACCTTTGCAGCACCGACATGTGCTTCACAGCAGGATCTAAAATAGATTGCTACTTAAAATGCATGAAAAGGCTGACTCATAATTCAGTTCCACCGAACCACGTTTCAATGGGTCGGGAAGAAAAAAACCAGCAGCACTGAGGCTGTTTAGCAACTAGTCATGACGAAGATTATTCTCcaagataaataataaaaattgaaaaCCAAACAGACAGTCGGGTTAATTATAAATGAATTCTAATCTGCTCACGCGGTGACGTCCCTTTGCACTTGCTCGTAACACTCCTAATAGGGCACTAATATAAACAGAAGATGGACAGCTGCACTGAGCTGGGACACTTTGACCTCCAAGCTCTGCTAACCCGCCGCATTAGCAGTCTTGGAAaccgagcgagagagaaagaaggCAAGAAAGAAAAGCTCAGAagtgggcaaaaaaaataacataaatGCTACTTCTAatagacatttatttttatagttCATGGAAATATATTATTGGACAAATTACTCGTGTCCATTTTTGTACCAAGAAATCCTGATCGTCGATGCCAAACCTCTCCCTGAGGTTTCGgaacaccagggggcagtactCCTTGAACTTGAAATGGCTAGGCATGTTTTCTCTGTGCAAAGACAAGAAGATTTTGGGCTTGAATAATGAAGGTGACAACGCAACGTTGAGTGGCACGCACAAAACAGATCTTACTTATTGAATAGGTGGTTGTCCACTTTAATTTTAGAATAGGCCTTGAAGTCATCAGGCATGAGCATGATGGGAATCTGAACGTGGCTCAACTCATTTATCTgcaggggggggagaaaaacaaaGCGGAGGATCAGTGATGAGGTAAGAACTGCAATCATTTACATATAGCACGTATTGATTAGTATGTAAATCTGCAAACACACGTTGAAGGGGGCTTTTCAACTCTTGCCGGACCTCCTGAAAACACGCACAGGTTTCTATgaagaataaaagaaaaatgggcTGCCTGCTCCTCACAAACCAGAAACGTCATGCCTTGCAGGTCAGCTGACTTTTTCTTGAGTTGCTGTTAATGACTGACAGTAACCTAAATGAGTGCTCCAGTTTCTTTGTGTGCTTTTCCAAAGCTGCATTATCCGCTCAGACGGCTTTGGTTTCTTCCTTGCAGGATAATATGTCTGATTAAAGGAAGTCAAAGTTGTTCAAGTCAAACGTCTTCCTCTGTGACTGCTTCACACTTGACAAATATTAACATGCCCTGAATGTCACCCTGAGGAAAACCGAATTAGAATCAGGAATACAATTTGCTAGTATGCCCGTGGATATTCTCGTTCAACCTGCTCCCGGTAATTTACTAAAGGTTAGATCCAGACAATCGGACTCTTCTTCTTTGTTGAAAAGAGCGTTTGCCTCAGGATAACCTTTGCGGACTGGTGTGACAGGCACCGACAAAGAGCAACGCTATTTCATCCGATGCATCTTGGGTAACGTGTGGCGACGTCACACGGCCGCTGACAATGCCTCCTCTTATTTTAGAGGCGCACACATCTGCTAGGACACAACAATGAATGTTCATCCATGTCGTTCTTAGTAGTGAGGAAAACGGaactttttctttcaaatcaaCCGGTTTAATCGGAGCTCTTCATTCCCCGACGACTATCACACTCGCAGACTCATTTCGTGCCACCACGTCCTGTTTGTCTCCATGGTGATGAGAACGAGCTTTCCGGCCCAGAGTGAAGAAAGTATGTGCGATTGCTCCATTGGACAGGAAGCAAGTGAGTCAGAGTGCACTGTCAGCAGCAGGGCACACTGTTAGATGGGAACTTTGTCAAAACGATGACTTGCTCTTAGCTGATGACAAGACACAAATGGTGTTGGCAGAAAACGGACATTTTAAATTGCTAAGCCTCAACTCGATTATTTTAAAACAGGCTTCCCCTATTTTGGTCAATATTTATAATCATTTCGAATATAAAACAGTTACGGCaaagattttttgttttcacaatGCAGTTCTGAGTTTTGAGGGATGCATCATAAATGTAATGATATTATAATGATAAAATGATATTACTTGATATCTTTTTCACTTATGCACATATAACCCGTTCAGTTTAAACTGAAAAATTGGTGTTTAATATTTCCAGACAGGAACATTTGCTGCTACTCACACtgtgaatgaaagaaaaacaaaaaacagttgaatatataaaaagaaaacagacttCTCATTCATTATATCCACAATATTCCCAAGTGATAGATGGCagtgaaaaaaacacattggCATTTAACATCGACACACGACTGAATGGAGAGTTGACCTTTAAAACAATACCTATATCAAAAGCTCACAATGTAGCTGCATTTGATGGTAGCAAAAGATAACATTTGAAACCTTTGCATCACTTTCCAAATGCACAAAGCAGCTAacctgtgtttttttaaatcaggttTTTACGGGCTACTATGCGATTGTGTTCATAAATGAAAGCAAAGAGGATTGAAGGTTTGAGCTGCATTTGCAAAAGAACatgtacaataaaaataaagagcTTTCAATTCTGGCAATTCCCCCCTCCCCAAATTCTAGGAAGTGGTCTCTTGAAAGCATTTTCCCTTGGGGTCATAAAGGCGACATAATCAATGAGTGTTCATCCACAAGCTCTTACTCCTCATTTCAGCACTAAAAGCCAAAGTAGCTCTActacatcattttattttaagacCACTACTATTACAATACTGTTTTTCTTCATGTACAGAATAAATTAGGCCATTCCATCagcgcaataaaaaaaaaaaattgagacttGTCTACAGTCATTGCCGtcactatttttcttttgtgactCATCCCTCACTTTCAACATGGCTCTCTACTGCTGCTTTATATAACAAGCAGAACTGTTCAAACAAATCACATTAAAATCGGAGCGAATTTGGCGACCGACTTGCCATATGCAGCCATTTCCAACCTGTTGTGTCAGCGGGGATTTCGGCATCCTTCTGTTCATAACCACAGGGTTCGGACATAATGAGGACGCAGATAAAAATAGAGTGCTAACACGTATTTCAAAGTACGACAACCGAAGGTAGTCTCTGCCACTTGAATTGAAAAGGAACAAAGATGGAGAAGTAAAAGCAAAATTAGTGAGCAAAGACAGAAATGTGGAAGATGACCAGTATTCACTTCACCAATACCCAacacatatattatatatataaatattcctGGATTGACACATACTCTGACCCAATAGATATGTAGGAAACaccgttttttctttcttttagaatAATAAGGaaccaaataaaaatgtgatgGTAAAGTGGAAGATGTCAAGTGATCTACTAAGGAGCCCATTTCTCTTTTTGTGCTCCCCGACCACTTCCTTGTTCAAACCAAACCATAGAATGATGTGCAAAAACGGTGCTTTCATCACATTGTAATCATATTTCCCCACATGCTTTAGGGAGAACTGAAATTTTAGCCCAACCCCAAGCATACATCCACATTCGACAGAGGAGAATTGAAGTTGCAGAAAGGCCCAGCCAGAGGCTAAACCTAATTCTCATTGAAAACATCTGTTGGGTGACCCAAAGAGATTCAGAGTACTTTTGCAAGGAAGCATAAGTAATAAACTCCTGCTCAAAACGACTGAATGATGTAATTCCAGCAAATGTTGCTCCAACAACAAATTAGTTGGAGTGTACGCTAACTAATGCAACCAGTGCATTTGCATCACCCCTgcccattttaaaaacaaattggaAAATGTCATTCTTTACAATTGTGTCATTAATGATCaagattgtttttttacattttttttttcattttagaagAAATGTGGTTTGTATTTGCCTTGCAATAGATATGTTTGCACGAAGGGCAAACCACGGGCATTGACCCAatgggggagggaaaaaaaggaaggtgCAGATAAGCTCTCTTGCATTGGAAGATGCACTGCCTCTCATGTCATCGAGTCCTGCAGCTTATCCTACATGTGCATAACAGGAAACCACGATCGTACTATCGTCTTAATGCACACATCTgataaatgcaattaaaaaaaacatgcattatcaatcatgtcatttttttttttaaatcaagcgcTGTTGACATCCTGCAGCGACTGGTAGGAACATAAATATCAGACATCAAATATGGTGTGACTTACCGAATGATTGACACCCCACATAACCACGCTGAGTTGTGGATCGCTGGCACGGAAGAGCTTCACTTTCTGGGCAACGAAGTGCTTCTTTTTGGTCTTGGTTTTGCTAGCAATGGCTGCAGCAATACTGCTCGCCGAAGCCATCGTATTGCAAGCTGGTTGTAGCTATTGCAGTCCGTGGGTTTAATCTTCTCAATGTATTCCCTTATCTGGCACAATGGCCACCACCTCACGACTCAGTGGAGAACAGTGCTATTCATTTAGTCAGCTGTCTGCTCAAAATGTCCTAATCCCTTTCTTCATCGAATATCCACCGCAGCCTGGCTAGAACCATACGGTCCGATCTCAACGGTGGGATGCAACGTTGAAGCTAATGTTGTTCTCCGTCGCCTGACAGTCCACCAAGTGCCCCGGTGTGCATTATCGAGCACGTCTCTTCCCCCTTTCGGCTCGCTCGTAGAACTCCGCAGCCCTGCGACGACGTGAAGCCTCACTGAGCTGGCATTAGCATAGCTGTAGCATGCTAGTTAGCAACGATGCAGGTTAACTTCACAAAGGCGTGAAGCGGTCAAAACTTGACAACACTGCGTGCAATGACAACGCAAGTGATCGCGTTGTCTTGACAAAACCACTACATTGACAATTTGATCATACCGACGCACGCAACTGCTGATATGCTGTTGAGCAGCAGCTAACCCTTAGATCATCCGACCTTCGCTAAATACACCACCGGGCTGCCGAACACCTGCTATCAGTCCGCAAGCTAGCTGGCTAGCTATTAGCATTAGCAGCCCGAACCGCTTTCGTGCAGCGTCCGTGGAGATGCCAAAGCTGTCGTCCTTTAATGTCGCTGCCCCGTTGAAAACGCAACGAAGACGACGCCTTTAAAGTAAAGTCGACGGGGGAATTAAATCCGTGCGCGGCACTCTGGTtcatgtgctgctgctgctgctgcttctgtcaAGTGACAGCTCGACAGAGGGGAGTTGACATCCAGGCAGCTTGCTTGCGCTTTGCAGGGGCTGCGTCCCGATTCGCTGCAGCCCCCTTGGCTACCTCTCCATGCATTCCATTCCCACTTCATTTACACGTCGATCATTTCATTAATGGGGATAGTTTTGCTGACTGCAGGTAAAATATGGGcttcagtcattttttttttattgccatcATAGGCCTTACAATTGCACTCATTATGTATGCATATGAGATAAAACATGCTGAAGGTTAAAATGCATGATTATCAAAAGGTTAAGGGCAAGTAGGTTCACGTTTTGGCGCTTGCTTCCGTGAAACTGCGGAATATTTTCATCATTTATATTGAAGCCAAGTGTTGTAATGTGGTGAAATAGGCCCTCTAGTGGCCCAATTGGTTAACTACAACGTCTAAACCTGAAGTCGCAAACCTTTGTACTCGAGACacattttaattgatttataAAACGGATTGATGGGACAGAGCATGgatgagtttaaaaaaagaacgtTAAAATGTGTATGTCAAAAccgtttttttaaattgaataataaaaaagatggagtggttattttaaaaatgaattataACAAATTATTCATGACATTTATTTTAGTTACTCAATTTTAGGAAAAAAGTTAACGCAAATGTAAATGGCAGTATAATCACCTcgcaaatgatttaaaaaatacaataaaatattagAAATAAGATGacgtaaaataaaaagaatgaataaaaatgtaaaaatgatctgaaaacacaaaaatgaaGTGACTCGTGAGAATGTAACCATTTTCAGAAAATGCCCAACCCTGCCCTGAACTACTGTCaggtttatattattattataaacatatttcataatttaACATTCCATTTTTATTGTTAAAGTATAAATACATTTAGCCCACTATCAAAACGAATTATCGACAATTGTACAAATGATTTTGTGTCGTGTCTAATTCCCACTTTGGATCACCGTTGCTTTGGTAACCCATATTCGTCATCCTGGTGTTCGGATTATGTCCTCAACGTGGACACTCACAGCAAGGGTGCATTTTGAAAAGAATGATTTagaattcaaacaataaaactaaaaataaacgcTTCGGGAAGTATGAAAGACTCCATCATGTCTGATTTTGCAGATGACATAATGGGGAGGAGAGATCAAATAAACGCGACTAGTCATGAGGCTTTAAACACGGTGAGTTACGTTTCAATCTGCTTTTGCAAAATTGGAGCTGTGTCTCAGCTCCACTTCCACCTTCTTGTCATGCATATCCAAAGATCGGAGCACGTCAAGTCGCATTCAAAACACCAGCAAGTGCAGTTCTTCTCCTCGGATCTCAGGAAGTGGATATTTTAATCAAAGCATGTCAAGCAATTTATGAATTTGCAGAGGAAGGTGAGTAGAAACGTGACTGTCCGTCCATACTGTCTGTCTCATCTAGTTTGTCTTCTCGGCTTTCTAGGCGATTCGAACAAGGTTTATCTGACCGAGGAAGGGGCATTGGGGCCTCTCAGTCAGCTCATCACGCATAGCAACAGAAAGATCAGACGCAACGCCATCATTGCACTCGGCGTCATGGCCACCAACAGTAGGCGCGCATCACACGTGTTCCGATGGCGCAAATTCAGAATAGCACAGACATTTGGGGGATTGGTTGCTAAGCAACCGAGAGAGGGCGTTGCCTGGCTAGTGCCGTTTTGTAAATAAAGTCGTCTGCAGCTCTCATTATGAATTTGGAACCAAAGCCCCCTGACTGTGCTTTGCCTAAAATAAACATGAGCAGGAAACGTGATGCAAgcccattttattttatgatgaCACTAAATTAAATCTTTCCGCTTCTTTCAAACAACCTTTCTTGCCAAGCATAATGAATGAATGCTTTGATTTCATTTCAATTGTGTCATCACTCAAAGGTACAGCCAAGAGTGCCCTGCTAAACATTGATGTTATTCCATCAATTATTGACAGACTATCACTGGATGGTAAGTTTTCAAACTCAAACGATGAACCAGTCGTCCCTCACTTATGTTTTCTTTACTCTTACGTCAATAAGATATCGCTATCCAAGAATTTGGGACCCTGTGCCTTTCTGCTCTGTCCATGGAGTCGTGCTGTCAGGTGCAGATCATCGAAAACAATGGTGTGGCACGATTAGTCAACCTCCTCTCTAGTGCTGACCCAGATGTTCAGAAGAACTCCCTGGAAACCATCTTCAACTTGATTCAGGTGATTCAAACGGATTCTGTCTGATCTAGGATACCATATTTCAATATTGTAATGATGTCATGCCGATGAAGGACATGCAAATTTGCCCAGCTTTCATCGAGTTAAATGGGATACGTGGACTCCTCGCGCTGCTGAAGTCAGAATTTAATGCCATTCAGCTCCTGGCTTTAAAAACATTGCAGCTAATCGCTGCTTATGAAGACTCACAAAGCGCCTTCAGGGAAGAACGGGTATTTGATGACCTCATAGAGATCCTCAATAATAAGGTTGGTAAGTGTATATTTTTGGTATATGGAGTGATACTAATGTAGCTCAAATAGAATTTCCATTTTTGATATTGATGCCAGTTACAGTTGGGGACCTGTGGAAAATCTGAGTACTTGTACATTTCACAGGAGATAGTTGACCTACATGAAGAGACGATGCTAGTACTTTCCAATTGCATGAGTAACTTAGAAAGTTTCCGGATGATCCAGAAAGGAGGAGGCCTTTCTCTGCTGTTGGAGCATCTTCTCAAATTGCCCGAAAACCAGGCAGTCTTGCAGAAAAACGGCAATACGGAAATTCAAGCCATTGCTCTCAAGTGCATCGCGAGTGCTTCTCAGAACCGTAAGAACAGAACATGAAAAATGAAGCCAAGTTGTGTTTAAGTGTCATATACATTTTTACTTCTCACTGCGACGACAGCTGGAATTCAACCATATTTGAACGAGCAGAGGATTGAGAAGATTCTGGTCGATCTCCTGACTGGGGGCAGCGATAGTGTGAAAGTGTATGGTTGCCATGCCTTTGCCTTCTTGAGCTCCTTCCAGCCTAGCAAAGACCTCTTCAGAGATTTAGGTATTGACACTTAAGTTGACCATCCTCCAGTGCACATTTGATTCATTTCTTTGATTCAGGTTGCATACCTGTTATGGTTCGCTTGCTGAAGAGTAGTAAGTGTCCAGTCATCGTAGAGCATGCTCTCCAGGGCCTCGTCAATCTCACATCCGGAGACCAGTTCAATACTATGTAAGCATTAGATAAGATGACAGGGTGATATGCATTCATGAGTTTTCCTGTTACGCCACCACCAGGGAAATATTTAATGCCGGAGGACCCGAGATACTTGTGCAGGAGCTAGAAGAAACGTGTCCTAAAGTGGTGGCCGATTCCATAACGTTACTCGGCAGGATGGCGGGACAGGAAGCCATCCGCTGTGAAGTGATAGCACATGGAGTCGTGCCAGCCTTGGTGGAGCCCTTGAAATGGGAAGACACCCAAGTCTTGATTAATGCCTTGCTCTGCATTTGCGAGCTGGCGTTTGAAGATGACGCCAGAACACAAGTTAGTCGAGTGAGACGCAATACATGCTGCGTCGTACTCACTGGCGTTCCTAATATTTTAGTCAACACTTTTAACATGGGACCAAagacaaaataagaaaaaataatggCAGGTTTGTTTATAATATTAAAATTTCTTTCAACATAGCTGCGAGAGGCCGAAGGTATCGAACCCATGGTCAATTTACTACGTTCCAGTCACATGGAGGTGTTGCGTAGCGCATGTATGGCAGTCAGTGTTTGCGCCAGGGATGAGCCTACAGCTATGGAGATGTGCAAGTTTGGGTAAGATGCCGAGTTATGCACTACCATGATGGGTTGTTTAAATACAATTTATGGCTATTAATAGAATATAGTATTTGGTATtgttctgaaaaagaaaaaaaccctcaCAATTTAGAGCTGACAGTAGAGGGCATTGTTGCACAGTCTTGTATTCTCAATGAAAGTTGAAGATGGTGTCATATTTGTGTGTTTCAGAGCCTTGGAAATCCTTCAAGAAATCAGCCAGTCGGTAAATCGTAGGAACAAGTTCACAGAGTTTGCCTTGACTAGTATGCTGAAATACAACGTTTCACTCAAATACGGTCTGCTCGGATATTTGGTCTCTACTGATGTCATCACATACGGCTTCTATGATACTGGGAAGGTGTGTGCATTAGAAAACCATGGttggataactttttttttttttgaacctgCTGATAAGAATAATGTCTCTACCAGGTTGGTTTTTGTCAGAAGGTTTTGACTTTTGAGGAACTGTGCATGGAACCAGTAAACCAACTACGGCCCGTCATATTTGTCAACGCAATCGAGTACGAGTGCCAAATCACAATCATCCagtccagtccactcaaataTTTGGAAATACATGCTACACAACTGTTTACTGATGTACATTCTTATGACTTAGGATGAGCGACGAAGGCCAACAAAAAGATGAGGCCCATCTAGAGTCTAGTCAAGAGAGAAATCGTAAATTGATGGATGACATGGCATTATCGCTTCTAGTTAAAGAGGTCAAAGAGTCCATTGAGCCTTTGAATGGAGAACAGGAACAATATGTTGCTTTGGCCAGGTGACTATTTCCAAGGAGACATTTTACATGGGCAGAAAGTGGCCTACACAATACAGGAATTCAACAAAGAGCAAATATTTTATGTATATTAAGCAATTTGTGGCTGTCAGGTTTGTCACTGAAATCATGGGTGGAGCCATTGAAAAGGAAAATCTGGACACGTTTCCATGGTTACAGCATCTGGAAGAACTCAAGTGTAAACTGCAGTGTAATGTAATCCCTATTGGCATGATCACAAAAGGATTTTATTGCCACAGGGCACTACTTTTCAAGGTacaaaatcatttattttattcaacgcTGCCTCACTGCACTTATCGAAAGTTGGCATtgtaattattaacacattgaaCTTCTTCATGCAGTATTTGGCTGACGGCATTGGCCTGAAGTGTACCCTGGTGAGAGGTGAATACAACCGAGCTTGGAATGAAGTTCTACTCTACAAGGCCGATTCCTGCAACATTGAAAATGTCTCACAGCCATGTTGCTACATTGTAGACCTCATGCACCAGCCTGGAAACTTCATGGAGGCTGATAGCACTGCTGCGTTTGAATATGAAAGCTTATAGAAGCTAGGAACTAACTTGTGTCATAATTTCTTTAGTATTtctacattaaaataaaaaaaaaaacacccacatATGTTCTAATGTTTTTAGTGGAAACTgcatttgtgaaataaaatatttcaaaaacagTAGTGTGTATTTGAAGCTTGTGAATAAACAATGCAGACTCAATTTACAGCAGTTTGAACATGTCtgcacattttattattattttttaaatcattgacGCTTTGCGGTCCATTACTTTGTTGACGGTCCCTGCCGCAGGCGGTTGCCCGGGGAAACCAATGTTAGGCATCATGTTCAGATCGGAGGTGCAGGAAATTGAAATAGTTtatcatctattttttttaaaaaagatctgTATTGAGTGAGCAATTTAAAAACTTCCCTAATAGCCATTTTTCTAAATTGAGGAGGTTCAGTCTAGATATATGAAACGTGGACTAAAATTTAAGGTAAATTCCTACGAACGCACAATTCACGTTTTGCACGTCGTTGTGAGGTCATTAGACGAATTGGCTTCAATTACGCGATGACGTCAAAGTCGTCATATAAAATAGAGTCTTAACAATAAAAACGTCGCGGTGGGTAGCTGGAAAATGTCATTATCGTGTGGTCAATTATTTCTCCAAGCATGGCAAAACACTGTCATCTTACGTTAGCTCAGTATTTAATTACTGTTTTGTAGTCAATGTTGATGTAAAAAGAACTAAAATGCCCCCAAACTCCTCAAATTATATGTACTCACAGGCTCAACATACTTTAATGAAGTGCTACAAAAGCGCGACTGCTGTGCAAAAACCTTCGCAATGGACAAGAAagataagaaagaaagaaaatccaaGACTTCAACTGTGGACTGCAAGGAAACGGTGGGATATATGTCTGCATCTtaaataaaaatgcatgcaACCAATTGGATCATTTTTGTTCCAGTTTCCATCACTTTGCGTTGacgtcaaaacaacaaaaaccgcAGTTCTTTTGCTGAACTCAACGGAAGAGGACGTTATCATCACAGCATGTGAAGCCATCTTCGAATTTGCAGCGGAaggtacagaaaataattggttAATTCAACAACAATAATACAGGCCTTCCGTCACTATCATTCATTCTTCCTGTCTTTTGTCGCCCCCTGCTGGCAGATGCTAACAAAGTTTATCTCATGGAACTTGGAGTACTGCAGCCTCTCGGTCAACATATCACACACATTAATGAGCTGATCAGACAAAATGCATTCAAGGTTTTGGGCACCATGGCCAGCAACAGTATGTTGAAACACCATCTGCCTTATCATGTACACCTTCTTATGATTTTTGTTATATTGTTGTTGGTGTGTTGAAAATCGAACAATAGTTTCTGCAGAACTCTTTTGTACTTCTAGATGAAGCATATCTTTTCATCATCTTGCGCAATGAATTTTAATTTGTGTTGTCGCTCAAAGGTGCCGTAGGTAATGCTCTGCAACAAATGGATTTAATTCCACAGATTATTGAAAAACTCTCCCTTGATGGTTAGTTTGCCATATGGTTATTTTCTATCAACATTATTCTATATTAGCTCTATATACGTTACAATTTATATTAAATTGACGTTATCTTCCAAAAGATGTCATCATTCAAGAGTATGGAGCCTTGTGCCTCTCATGTCTGTCACTGGATCCCGGCTGCAAGATTCAAATCTTTGACAACAAAGGCCTGCCAGTATTAATCAAGCTACTTTC
Coding sequences:
- the pip4k2aa gene encoding phosphatidylinositol 5-phosphate 4-kinase type-2 alpha isoform X1, which gives rise to MASASSIAAAIASKTKTKKKHFVAQKVKLFRASDPQLSVVMWGVNHSINELSHVQIPIMLMPDDFKAYSKIKVDNHLFNKENMPSHFKFKEYCPLVFRNLRERFGIDDQDFLNSLTRSAPLNSEAQGRSGARFHTSYDKRYVIKTISSEDVAEMHNILKKYHQFIVECHGNTLLPQFLGMYRLTVDGDATYMIVTRNVFSHRLSVFKKYDLKGSTVAREASDKEKQPPPPEDVPQRPKSGNVQQRLQTLRIATRFYCAMKHVRDAKELPTYKDNDFINDAQKICINEENKKMFLEKLRKDVELLAQLKLMDYSLLVGIHDVERAEQEEVESEDNEAEEEGAESDGGVIGTPPDSPSNTLDSTKPLSPGEFDPTIDVYAIKSSESAPRKEVYFMAIIDILQHYDAKKKAAHAAKTVKHGAGAEISTVNPEQYSKRFYDFITTILS
- the pip4k2aa gene encoding phosphatidylinositol 5-phosphate 4-kinase type-2 alpha isoform X2 → MASASSIAAAIASKTKTKKKHFVAQKVKLFRASDPQLSVVMWGVNHSINELSHVQIPIMLMPDDFKAYSKIKVDNHLFNKENMPSHFKFKEYCPLVFRNLRERFGIDDQDFLNSLTRSAPLNSEAQGRSGARFHTSYDKRYVIKTISSEDVAEMHNILKKYHQFIVECHGNTLLPQFLGMYRLTVDGDATYMIVTRNVFSHRLSVFKKYDLKGSTVAREASDKEKPPPPEDVPQRPKSGNVQQRLQTLRIATRFYCAMKHVRDAKELPTYKDNDFINDAQKICINEENKKMFLEKLRKDVELLAQLKLMDYSLLVGIHDVERAEQEEVESEDNEAEEEGAESDGGVIGTPPDSPSNTLDSTKPLSPGEFDPTIDVYAIKSSESAPRKEVYFMAIIDILQHYDAKKKAAHAAKTVKHGAGAEISTVNPEQYSKRFYDFITTILS
- the pip4k2aa gene encoding phosphatidylinositol 5-phosphate 4-kinase type-2 alpha isoform X3; this translates as MASASSIAAAIASKTKTKKKHFVAQKVKLFRASDPQLSVVMWGVNHSINELSHVQIPIMLMPDDFKAYSKIKVDNHLFNKENMPSHFKFKEYCPLVFRNLRERFGIDDQDFLNSLTRSAPLNSEAQGRSGARFHTSYDKRYVIKTISSEDVAEMHNILKKYHQFIVECHGNTLLPQFLGMYRLTVDGDATYMIVTRNVFSHRLSVFKKYDLKGSTVAREASDKEKQPPPPEDVPQRPKSGNVQQRLQTLRIATRFYCAMKHAKELPTYKDNDFINDAQKICINEENKKMFLEKLRKDVELLAQLKLMDYSLLVGIHDVERAEQEEVESEDNEAEEEGAESDGGVIGTPPDSPSNTLDSTKPLSPGEFDPTIDVYAIKSSESAPRKEVYFMAIIDILQHYDAKKKAAHAAKTVKHGAGAEISTVNPEQYSKRFYDFITTILS
- the pip4k2aa gene encoding phosphatidylinositol 5-phosphate 4-kinase type-2 alpha isoform X4; this encodes MASASSIAAAIASKTKTKKKHFVAQKVKLFRASDPQLSVVMWGVNHSINELSHVQIPIMLMPDDFKAYSKIKVDNHLFNKENMPSHFKFKEYCPLVFRNLRERFGIDDQDFLNSLTRSAPLNSEAQGRSGARFHTSYDKRYVIKTISSEDVAEMHNILKKYHQFIVECHGNTLLPQFLGMYRLTVDGDATYMIVTRNVFSHRLSVFKKYDLKGSTVAREASDKEKPPPPEDVPQRPKSGNVQQRLQTLRIATRFYCAMKHAKELPTYKDNDFINDAQKICINEENKKMFLEKLRKDVELLAQLKLMDYSLLVGIHDVERAEQEEVESEDNEAEEEGAESDGGVIGTPPDSPSNTLDSTKPLSPGEFDPTIDVYAIKSSESAPRKEVYFMAIIDILQHYDAKKKAAHAAKTVKHGAGAEISTVNPEQYSKRFYDFITTILS